From Rhizorhabdus wittichii RW1, a single genomic window includes:
- a CDS encoding hypothetical protein (KEGG: mes:Meso_4157 hypothetical protein), which produces MSKSFSNFADFASFIASETGTDQRSPLYEAAFIEHDERAKLSPVDESEQLEMPDPEQSRAAVEMVMATLFDVFRDTRLEPFASDLAWGFVNSFHVVAKRISDREDDAAKELGELARSFDPSEIYASQIEEAQLLCQTLQGCRDAMECMRDHAADVYRVETGRPYSPTRGSRVSKGVTASMIDARDYLAARMRERREQFAPEGPVVAFSGGQVWEDHDMLWKGLDSILARIPEMILATTAQTKGCDAIAQAWAAARGVKVIMFRLDRRLGAKAAFVRNDRLLALKPVEAVVCEGSGIQMNLAQKLRQAGVPLHIVKLEPSAKPQPAQPTGRTAKSRDEFDPWTQDDYYAAMVNGGGRRRR; this is translated from the coding sequence ATGTCCAAGTCCTTCTCGAACTTCGCCGATTTCGCCAGCTTCATCGCCAGCGAGACGGGAACCGACCAGCGTAGCCCGCTCTACGAAGCCGCCTTCATCGAGCATGACGAGCGCGCCAAGCTTTCGCCTGTCGACGAGAGCGAGCAACTGGAAATGCCCGATCCGGAACAGAGCCGAGCCGCCGTCGAAATGGTGATGGCGACGCTCTTCGATGTGTTCCGCGACACCCGCCTCGAACCCTTCGCGAGCGATCTCGCCTGGGGCTTCGTCAACAGCTTCCATGTGGTGGCGAAGCGCATCAGCGACCGCGAGGACGATGCGGCCAAGGAGCTTGGCGAACTCGCGCGCAGCTTCGATCCCAGCGAAATCTACGCATCGCAGATCGAGGAGGCGCAGCTGCTCTGCCAGACGCTGCAGGGGTGCCGGGATGCCATGGAATGCATGCGCGACCACGCCGCCGACGTCTACCGGGTCGAGACCGGACGGCCCTATTCGCCGACGCGCGGCAGCCGGGTCTCGAAGGGCGTCACCGCCTCGATGATCGACGCCCGAGACTATCTCGCCGCCCGGATGCGGGAACGCCGTGAGCAGTTCGCTCCGGAAGGTCCGGTCGTTGCCTTCTCGGGCGGTCAGGTCTGGGAGGATCATGACATGCTCTGGAAGGGTCTGGACTCGATCCTGGCCCGCATCCCGGAGATGATCCTCGCCACGACAGCACAGACCAAGGGCTGCGATGCCATCGCGCAGGCATGGGCAGCAGCACGCGGCGTGAAGGTCATCATGTTCCGCCTCGACCGCCGGCTGGGGGCCAAGGCCGCCTTCGTCCGCAACGATCGGCTGCTCGCCCTCAAGCCGGTCGAAGCTGTCGTCTGCGAAGGCTCCGGCATCCAGATGAACCTCGCCCAGAAGCTGCGGCAGGCAGGCGTTCCCCTCCACATCGTGAAGCTCGAACCGTCAGCCAAGCCGCAGCCCGCCCAGCCCACCGGCAGAACCGCAAAGTCGCGGGACGAATTCGATCCCTGGACCCAGGACGACTATTACGCCGCCATGGTGAACGGCGGTGGTCGCCGTCGTCGGTGA